In Apium graveolens cultivar Ventura chromosome 10, ASM990537v1, whole genome shotgun sequence, the following are encoded in one genomic region:
- the LOC141690504 gene encoding uncharacterized protein LOC141690504, whose translation MHIVGEAPKRARTGVSVVFDDFDLEGFKFPHDDPLVITPIIGNNPMKRNLVDNGDLVDILIYDTFIRMGYNDQLIPTDMPIYGFAGVECPVEGIIKLPLRMGQEPRQFTQMLNFVVVKAGSTYNAFMGGQFPIRDRIGEEGGDQKIGRRCYVALLRADGIGRQVLPIEDLDIHENDEKRGKLAEDLISVPLAPEDPRKVIFIGASLEETLRRKLVRFLQENKDVFAWTAADIPGIDMGLITHKLNMDPNRKTVKQKKRIFAPERQEAIKQEVEKLLEAGFIKELQFSEWDKYSDRRNCGHEMLNIMDGFSGYNQIKMHEDDILKPQNAGATYQRLVIKIFKDLIGKTMEVYVDDMLVKSLVRTDHVSHLKEAFEVLRYHKMMLNPTKCAFGVGFGKFLGLMVSKSGIVTNPDKMKAILDMEPLRFVKYVQKLTGRVTSLGRLISKSGDK comes from the exons ATGCACATAGTAGGGGAAGCTCCGAAAAGGGCTAGGACAGGAGTATCAGTGGTATTTGATGATTTTGACTTGGAAGGGTttaagtttccccatgacgatcCTCTAGTCATAACACccataatagggaacaacccgatGAAGAGAAACCTGGTAGACAATGGAGATTTGGTAGACATCTTAATCTATGATACTTTCATTAGAATGGGTTATAATGACCAATTAATCCCaactgatatgccgatatatggttTCGCTGGAGTCGAATgccctgtggaagggataattaagctACCTCTAAGAATGGGTCAAGAGCCAAGACAATTCACGCAGATGTTGAActttgtggtagtaaaggctGGATCAACATATAATGCATTCATGGGAGGACAG TTCCCAATAAGAGACAGAATAGGAGAAGAAGGGGGAGACCAGAAGATAGGCAGAAGATGTTATGTAGCCTTGTTGAGGGCAGATGGAATAGGGAGGCAGGTCTtacctattgaagatctggatatccatGAAAATGATGAGAAACGAGGAAAACTAGCGGAAGACCTGATCTCGGTTCCCTTGGCTCCCGAGGACCCTAGAAAAGTAATCTTTATTGGAGCATCATTGGAGGAGACCCTTAGAAGGAAGTTAGTAAGGTTCTTGCAAGAGAATAAAGATGTATTTGCTTGGACGGCAGCGGATATTCCAGGCATAGATATGGGGTTGATTACCCACAAATTGAACATGGATCCTAATCGAAAGACCgtaaagcaaaagaaaaggatTTTTGCCCCTGAAAGGCAGGAAGCCATCAAGcaagaagtggagaagctcttggaggctggtttcattaaAGAATTACAATTTTCGGAATG GGATAAATACTCTGATCGACGCAACTGCGGTCATGAGATGCTAAACATTATGGATGGGTTCAGCGgttacaatcagatcaagatgcatgaGGATGACATcctaaag CCTCAAAATGCAGGGGCTACCTATCAGAGGTTGGTAATTAAGATCtttaaagatcttattgggaAAACTATGGAAGTATAcgtagatgacatgttagtcaagagtcttgtgaGGACTGATCATGTATCCCATTTGAAGGAGGCTTTTGAGGTCTTGAGATACCATAAAATGATGTTAAACCCTACTAAGTGTGCTTTTGGAGTTGGATTTGGAAAATTTTTAGGGTTGATGGTCTCTAAAAGTGGAATCGTGACCAACCCAGACAAGATGAAGGCTATCTTAGACATGGAACCTCTACGTTTCGTAAAGTatgttcagaaactcactggGAGAGTTACATCTTTGGGTCGATTAATCTCCAAGTCTGGGGATAAGTGA